GCAGCCCCGCGCCCGCGCGGTCGAGGAGCTGGCCGGCGATCATCGGCCAGGCCGGGTCGGCATCCCGTCGCGCGAGCTCGAGGCAGTGCGCGCAGGGGCCGGAGCCGGCGCGGATGACGGGCCCGACCCGCACGGCGCCGTCGGCGACGACGACCGGGAGGTGCGGCACCTCGCGGCGCAGCCAGGCACCCGCCTCCGCCGGCGGCAGGACCCAGTCGGCGACGAGGACGACGAGCTGGGGCGCGGACGCCTCGACGGCGTCGCCGGCGGCATCCTCGGCGCCGTGATCGACGGGCGCCGTGAGCGCGGCCGCGAGTGCGCGCGCGAGGGGAGACCGGCCCCGGACCGCGACCCGGCGGGTCTCCGGCGCCGGCTCGCGCTCGAGCGCCGGCGCCACGGCGTCGAGCAGACGTCCTGCGCCCTCCTGCTCGAGGCCGGCCGCCTCGGCCGCCGCGGGGAAGGCCGCCGGCGGCAGGCCGATGCGCAGCGCGTGGACGACCCGCTCCTCCGACGTCGTCAGGGGCTCGAGGACCACCCGGGGCGGGTCGACGCCGAGCTGGAGTGCGCTCGGGGAGCGCCAGACGCGGGGGAGCCGTGGATCGATCCGGAGCAGCATGACCGGGATCCTGCCGTGGATCGCCGCGAGCGCGCGCGAGTTCTGCACAGCTCACGGCGCGCGCCGCGGATGTCAGGAGCCGCTCGGGCGCTCCCCCGAGTCGTCGCCGAGCAGCTCCTCGAGCGCCCGGTCGATGTCGTCCTGGGGCGCCTCGCCCGCGGTGAGCCGCGTCACGAGGAAGCCGGGGTCGTCGACGTCCGCCGCGGTCGGCACGATGTCGGGATGCGCCCAGAGCGCGTCCCGGCCGGCGCCGCCGACGGCATCCGTCACCGCCTGCCACATGGCCGCCGCCTCGCGGAGCCGTCGCGGGCGCAGCTCGAGGCCGACGAGCTTCGCGAAGGCCGACTCGGCCGGCCCGCCCGAGGCGCGCCGCCGTCGCACCGTCTCCGCGATCGCATCCGCCTTCGGCAGGCGGGTCGTCGCCGCCGCCGTCACGGTGTCGACCCAGCCCTCGATGAGCGCGAGCATCGTCTCGAGCCGTCCGAGGGCCGCGAGCTGCTCCTCGCTCTTCTCGGTGATGAAGTCGCCGCGCTGCAGCGCCTCCTGCAGCTCGCGCATGTCGGAGGAGGGGTCGAGGCCCGCCACCATCTCCTCGACCTTGCCGAGGTCGAGGCCGAGCCCCCGCGCCGACTCGGTGATCTGCGAGAGCAGGTGCAGCCGCAGCCACTTCGCGTGGCGGAAGAGCCGCGCGTGCGCGAGCTCGCGCACCGCGAGGTAGATCGCCACCTGGTCGGCGGGGATGTCGAGGTCGGCCCCGAAGTCGCGCACGTTCTGGGTGACGAGGGCGGCCTGGTGGCGCTCGCCGTCGAGGAGGGGGATGCCGATGTCGCCGCCCGAGACGGCCTCGCCGGCGAGCTGGCCGACGACCTGGCCGAGCTGCATGGCGTACATCGTGCCGCCCATGTTCCGCATCAGGCGGCCGGCGCCCTCGACCATGCCGCGCGAGGCCTCGTCCGGCTCGCCGAGCTGCTCTTCGAGCGCCCGCGTGAACATGTCGGAGAAGGAGGACGCGACCGGCTCGGCGAGCTGGGTCCAGACCGGCATGCTCGCGACCGCCCACTCGGAACGCGTCATGAGCTCCGGCTCGCTCGTGAGGGCGGCGACCTCCGTCACCTCGTCGAGCCAGAGGGCCGCGACGTGGAGCGCCTGCTCGAGCGCGCTGCGCTCGCCGGGCGTCGAGGGGATCGCGGTGCGGCTCGCGAGCGCCTGCGCCTGCTGGCCGGCGGCGCTCCAGTCGATGCCGTCCTCCGAGCGCTGGAAGGCCTGCTGCAGCTGCGCCATCAGCGCCTGGACCATCGCGGGGTCGGCGCCGAGCCCCGCCGCGCTCGCGAGCTGCGCGGGATCGATGTCGCCGCGCCCCTCCAGGAAGCCGCGGAGCATGTCGCGCAGCTCCGACTCCGGGTCCTCGTTCTCCCGGTCCTCCCGGGGATCCTCAGCCATGCTGTCTACGCTAGACCGAGCGGCGCCGGCCATGTCG
The Homoserinibacter sp. YIM 151385 DNA segment above includes these coding regions:
- a CDS encoding zinc-dependent metalloprotease; amino-acid sequence: MAEDPREDRENEDPESELRDMLRGFLEGRGDIDPAQLASAAGLGADPAMVQALMAQLQQAFQRSEDGIDWSAAGQQAQALASRTAIPSTPGERSALEQALHVAALWLDEVTEVAALTSEPELMTRSEWAVASMPVWTQLAEPVASSFSDMFTRALEEQLGEPDEASRGMVEGAGRLMRNMGGTMYAMQLGQVVGQLAGEAVSGGDIGIPLLDGERHQAALVTQNVRDFGADLDIPADQVAIYLAVRELAHARLFRHAKWLRLHLLSQITESARGLGLDLGKVEEMVAGLDPSSDMRELQEALQRGDFITEKSEEQLAALGRLETMLALIEGWVDTVTAAATTRLPKADAIAETVRRRRASGGPAESAFAKLVGLELRPRRLREAAAMWQAVTDAVGGAGRDALWAHPDIVPTAADVDDPGFLVTRLTAGEAPQDDIDRALEELLGDDSGERPSGS